One window of the Dreissena polymorpha isolate Duluth1 chromosome 5, UMN_Dpol_1.0, whole genome shotgun sequence genome contains the following:
- the LOC127881538 gene encoding uncharacterized protein LOC127881538, whose product MEMWCMSEPKINSFLSLPDGFADSATYNGSDLDTNVDVTRPGNPRQRSPCFDSREMWILSQMCHPSVNGGSDFKEFTQVSDKEPTNKTRRECLEFYEEDEILVMSPSFKKKTVPLSDELSYSPTYIDHN is encoded by the exons ATGGAAATGTGGTGTATGTCAGAGCCCAAAATCAACTCCTTCCTTTCCCTCCCAGACGGGTTCGCAG ACAGCGCGACATATAATGGCTCTGATTTGGACACCAATGTAGATGTGACACGACCAGGCAATCCCAGACAGAGAAG CCCATGCTTCGACAGTCGCGAGATGTGGATACTCTCACAAATGTGTCACCCGTCTGTAAATGGAGGTTCTG ATTTCAAGGAATTCACGCAAGTGTCAGACAAAGAACCAACGAACAAAACGAGGCGCGAGTGCTTAGAATTTTACGAGGAAGACGAAATCTTGGTGATGTCGCCTTCATTTAAAAAGAAGACAGTGCCCTTATCTGATGAACTGTCATACAGTCCCACTTACATAGATCATAATTAG